One stretch of Variovorax sp. TBS-050B DNA includes these proteins:
- the glgC gene encoding glucose-1-phosphate adenylyltransferase, giving the protein MNDSNGNVPQAPLQAHQLVRRTIALVLAGGRGSRLRQLTDRRAKPAVYFGGKFRIIDFALSNCLNSGIRRMAVVTQYKSHSLMRHLQRGWSFLRAELNEMVDVLPAQQRTGDEHWYRGTADAVFQNLDIIQTRSTKHDYVVVLAGDHIYKMDYSIMVKDHAEHGLGCTVGCIEVPRMEATAFGVMAIDEERRITDFLEKPADPPAMPGHPDTALASMGIYVFDSEYLYQLLEEDAANPDSSHDFGKDIIPRAVAQGRALAHPFGMSCVTRASRGPDAKAYWRDVGTIDAFWAANLDLASITPELDIYDTDWPIWTYQRQLPPAKFVPDRDGRHGMTVNTIVSGGCIVSGSKVSSSVLFSGVRIHSFCDIHEAVLLPDVEVGRGCRLSRVVIDRGCVIPDHMVIGEDAAADAARFERTEAGVVLVTREMLQRLPAAA; this is encoded by the coding sequence GTGAACGACAGCAATGGCAACGTCCCGCAGGCCCCCCTGCAGGCCCATCAACTGGTGCGCCGCACCATCGCGCTGGTGCTGGCCGGCGGCCGCGGTTCGCGCCTCCGGCAGCTGACCGACCGCCGCGCCAAGCCGGCCGTGTACTTCGGCGGCAAGTTCCGCATCATCGATTTCGCGCTCTCCAACTGCCTCAACTCCGGCATCCGGCGCATGGCGGTGGTCACGCAGTACAAGTCGCACTCGCTCATGCGCCACCTGCAGCGCGGCTGGAGCTTCCTGCGCGCGGAACTCAACGAAATGGTCGACGTGCTGCCCGCGCAGCAGCGCACCGGCGACGAGCACTGGTACCGCGGCACCGCCGATGCGGTGTTCCAGAACCTCGACATCATCCAGACGCGCTCCACCAAGCACGACTACGTGGTGGTGCTCGCGGGCGACCACATCTACAAGATGGACTACTCGATCATGGTCAAGGACCATGCCGAGCACGGCCTGGGCTGCACCGTCGGCTGCATCGAGGTGCCGCGCATGGAGGCCACGGCCTTCGGCGTGATGGCCATCGACGAAGAGCGCCGGATCACCGACTTCTTGGAGAAGCCGGCCGATCCGCCCGCGATGCCGGGCCATCCCGACACGGCGCTCGCGAGCATGGGCATCTACGTGTTCGACTCCGAGTACCTCTACCAGCTGCTCGAGGAAGACGCCGCCAACCCCGATTCGAGCCACGACTTCGGCAAGGACATCATCCCGCGCGCCGTGGCGCAGGGCCGCGCGCTGGCGCATCCGTTCGGCATGTCGTGCGTCACGCGGGCCTCGCGCGGACCGGACGCCAAGGCCTACTGGCGCGACGTGGGCACGATCGATGCATTCTGGGCCGCCAACCTCGACCTCGCCTCGATCACGCCCGAACTCGACATCTATGACACCGACTGGCCCATCTGGACCTACCAGCGGCAGTTGCCGCCGGCCAAGTTCGTGCCCGACCGCGACGGCCGCCACGGCATGACGGTCAACACCATCGTCTCGGGCGGCTGCATCGTCTCGGGCTCCAAGGTCAGCAGCTCGGTGCTGTTCTCGGGCGTGCGCATCCATTCGTTCTGCGACATCCACGAGGCCGTGCTGCTGCCCGACGTGGAGGTCGGCCGCGGCTGCCGGCTCAGCCGGGTGGTGATCGACCGCGGCTGCGTGATTCCCGACCACATGGTGATCGGCGAGGACGCCGCCGCCGACGCCGCCCGCTTCGAGCGCACCGAAGCTGGCGTGGTGCTGGTCACGCGCGAGATGCTCCAGCGGCTGCCGGCCGCCGCCTGA
- the glgA gene encoding glycogen synthase GlgA produces the protein MRILQVSAELFPLLKTGGLADVAGALPVALMAAGQDARVLLPGFPAILAGLRELAPVTEFAAPWGERFALRMGHVPVDGAPAIPAYVIDAPALYDRPGNPYEDTSRQPYADNHRRFALLGWAAAQLAQGLDPAWQPEIVHSHDWHAAMAPAYMAFAPQNGGPRAGSVFTVHNLAYQGLFAPWHFAGLGLPDAAFHFDGLEYHGQLSFMKGGLFYADRLTTVSPTYAREIQTPEQGCGLDGLLRRRSDVLGGILNAVDDKVWNPGSDAALVQGFHTPEGRHMAGKARCKAVLQHQLGLSERADAPLFILVSRLTEQKGLHLVLDGLDALLAQGGQLALLGSGEAWLEAAFRARAAAAPQSVSVTIGYDETLAHRLFGGGDVTLVPSLFEPCGLTQMYGLKYGSLPLVRRVGGLADTVVDCTLEDMASGDATGFVFDRFEAADYHRALRRAFALYQRAPDWRRVRGNAMRRPADWAAAAADYIEVYRKALA, from the coding sequence ATGAGAATCCTCCAGGTCAGCGCCGAACTCTTTCCCCTGCTCAAGACCGGTGGCCTCGCCGACGTGGCGGGCGCGCTGCCGGTCGCGCTGATGGCGGCCGGCCAGGACGCGCGGGTGCTGCTGCCGGGCTTTCCGGCGATCCTTGCGGGCCTGCGCGAGCTCGCGCCCGTGACCGAGTTCGCGGCGCCCTGGGGCGAGCGCTTCGCGCTGCGCATGGGCCATGTGCCGGTCGACGGCGCGCCCGCGATCCCGGCCTACGTGATCGACGCGCCCGCGCTCTACGACCGCCCCGGCAACCCCTACGAAGACACCTCGCGCCAGCCCTATGCCGACAACCACCGGCGCTTCGCGCTGCTGGGCTGGGCGGCGGCCCAGCTCGCGCAGGGGCTCGATCCCGCATGGCAGCCCGAGATCGTGCATTCGCACGACTGGCACGCGGCCATGGCGCCGGCCTACATGGCCTTCGCGCCGCAGAACGGCGGTCCGCGCGCGGGCAGCGTGTTCACGGTGCACAACCTCGCCTACCAGGGGCTCTTCGCGCCCTGGCATTTCGCCGGGCTCGGGCTGCCCGACGCGGCCTTCCATTTCGACGGGCTCGAATACCACGGCCAGCTCTCGTTCATGAAGGGCGGCCTGTTCTACGCCGACCGGCTGACGACCGTGAGCCCGACCTATGCGCGCGAGATCCAGACGCCCGAGCAGGGCTGCGGCCTCGACGGCCTGCTGCGCCGGCGCAGCGACGTGCTCGGCGGCATCCTCAACGCGGTCGACGACAAGGTCTGGAATCCCGGCAGCGACGCCGCGCTGGTGCAGGGCTTCCACACGCCCGAAGGCCGCCACATGGCGGGCAAGGCGCGCTGCAAGGCGGTGCTGCAGCACCAGCTCGGCCTTTCCGAACGGGCCGACGCGCCGCTCTTCATCCTCGTGAGCCGGCTGACCGAGCAGAAGGGACTGCACCTCGTGCTCGACGGACTCGACGCCCTGCTGGCCCAGGGCGGGCAGCTCGCGCTGCTCGGCAGCGGCGAGGCCTGGCTCGAAGCGGCCTTCCGTGCGCGCGCGGCGGCGGCGCCGCAGTCGGTGAGCGTCACCATCGGCTACGACGAGACGCTCGCGCACCGGCTCTTCGGCGGCGGCGACGTGACGCTCGTGCCCTCGCTCTTCGAGCCCTGCGGCCTCACGCAGATGTACGGCCTCAAGTACGGCAGTCTGCCGCTGGTGCGCCGCGTCGGCGGCCTGGCCGACACGGTGGTGGACTGCACGCTGGAGGACATGGCCAGCGGCGACGCCACCGGCTTCGTGTTCGACCGCTTCGAGGCCGCCGACTACCACCGCGCGCTGCGCCGCGCCTTCGCGCTCTACCAGCGCGCGCCCGACTGGCGGCGCGTGCGCGGCAACGCGATGCGGCGCCCCGCCGACTGGGCCGCCGCGGCGGCCGACTACATCGAGGTCTACCGCAAGGCGCTGGCATAG